The genomic stretch TTTTGTAGCATACAAAATAAAAAATGAACGTATGTGGCCATTTAGTATTCCATATAGTTATAATCAATCAACACCTATTAAAATTGCAGAATATGGACAATCTCAAATTGGAAAAATAAAAAATATTTATAGAAAAGGTTTAAAAAACAGATACGGTGATCTAATAAATACTATTTCTGGTATACATTATAATTTCTCATTACCTAAAATATTCTGGAAAAATTGGAAAAAAGATACAAAAAATTTAAATCATATGGATTATGTTTCATGTGGTTATTTAAATTTAATTCGTAATTATTACAGATTTGGTTGGGTGATTTCTTATCTTTTTGGTGCATCACCAGCAATATCAAGATATTTTTTAAAAAATAAAAAACATAAATTTAAAAAGAACAAAGAAAAAATACTATATTTGCCTTGGTCAACTTCATTGCGATTAAGTGATATGGGATATACCAAGACTTCTATTATAGATTTAAACATTTTGTTCAATGATTTAGAATCATACATAAAAAATTTAGATAAAGCGATTCATACCACATCAAAAAAATTCTCTAATATAGGAATGAAAAACGAAAAAGGCGAATTTTTACAATTAAATACAAATATTTTACAAATGGAAAGTGAATTATATACTCCAATAAGACCAAAACGAACAACTAAACCAGGTGAATCGTTTTTGCATGCTCTTAAAAATAAAGGTATTGAATATGTAGAGATACGCTCTTTAGACGTAAATCCATTTTCGCCAATAGGAATTAATAAAGATCAAATACTCATTTTAGATTTATTTCTAATTTGGTGTGCATTAATTGATGCACCTGAAATGAATAAAAGTAATATTTTACTCAATAATAAAAACTGGGAAAATATTATTTTTGAAGGAAGAAAACCAAATCAACAAATTTATATTAATAATCAATATGAAACAAAATTATTAACTGAAATAGGAGAAATAATTTTTCAAGATTTAAAAAAGATTGCTAGGATAATGGATTTTCAATCTGAAAATTTTGAATATCAAGAAGCATGTAAAAAAACTGTGCTTTTCTTTAAAAATACAGAATTAACTTATTCTGCGCAATTACTAAAAATTATAATAAAAGATGGTGCAAAGAAAACTGGATTAGACTTAGCAAATAAATATCATAATCAATTTATCAAAAAATTTCATAAAAATTCACACAAAAACATTTTAGAATGCGAAACTATACGTTCTCACAGTGAACAAAGTAAAATAGAAAATAGTGAAATTTTATCTAAGAAATTTCTCCCATGCTAAAAATTAACATGGGTAATAGTTAAAAATTAACATAACTTTTCATATATAATTGTATAAAAACATTCTATGAAGAAGATATTATTAAATAATTCCTATTGTAATAATTCATTAACTTTATCTATCTTTTCCCATGGAAATTCTTCTCTTCCAAAATGACCATAAACTGCTGTATTAAGATAAATTGGTCGTAGAAGATCAAGCATTGTAATTAATCCATAAGGACGTAAATCAAAAATATTTCGTACTAAATTAATTAAAGATTTATTGCTTATTCTTCCTGTTTTAAAGGTTTCTATCATAATTGAAGTAGGCTCTGCAATTCCAATGGCATATGATAATTGAATTTCACATCGATCAGCTAATCCCGCTGCTACAATATTTTTAGCAACATATCTCGCTGCATACGCTGCCGAACGATCTACTTTTGATGGATCCTTTCCAGAAAAGGCACCTCCTCCATGCCTAGACATGCCTCCATAGGTGTCAACAATAATTTTTCGACCTGTCAAACCACAATCTGCCATAGGACCTCCAAGAACAAATCTACCCGTAGGATTAATAAAAAATTTTGTATTCTTTTTTAACCATTTTTTTGGTAAAACTGGCTTTATAATTTCTTCCATCACAGCTTCTTTTAAAATGTTTTGAGTAACATTTTCTTTGTGCTGAGTAGAAAAAACTACTGTATCGATTCCAATTATATTTCCATTATTATATTTAAATGTGACTTGACTTTTAGCATCTGGTCTAAGCCAAGATAAAATATTTTTTTTCCTTAATTCAGATTGTTTTTTTACTAATAAATGGGCATAAGTAATTGGTGCTGGCATTAAAACTTCTGTTTCATTAGTGGCATAACCAAAAATAATTCCCTGATCTCCTGCTCCCTGTTCTAAAGGATTAAAACGATCTACTCCTTGATTAATGTCAGGTGATTGTTTACCTATAGTGCTAAGTACTGCACAAGAATTTGCATCAAAACCAGTTTCAGAATTAATATAACCAATATTATTAATAGTATTTCTAGTAATTTCTTCAACATCAACCCATGCTGTAGTTGTAATTTCACCTCCAATTAAGACCATTCCTGTTTTAACATAGGTTTCACAGGCAACTCGGGCTTTTAAATCTTGTTTAATGATTTCATCTAATAAAGCATCAGAAATTTGATCTGCAATTTTATCAGGATGTCCTTCTGAAACTGATTCTGATGTAAAGAGATATTCAGTCATTTTATTTAATTTACCTTATTTAAACTTTTAACAAATTAAAAAATATTTTTATATATAATATATGTTAATATTTCTATTTATTTTAACCTTCAATAAAATTAATACTTGATTTAAATATTTATTTAAAATAAAAAAATAATTTACTATTCAGTACATATAACTATTTTAAAGAAATCATAAAAATGATAAAAAATAAAAACATTTGTAATGATATAAAAATATTGCAGTTAAAATCTATAAAAATAAACCTAAAATATATTTTTATAGATATAAAAGAATTAGAATAAAAAAAACCACTGCTTTACTATCATATAACTATAAAATTTGAAGAAATATTAATAAAAAACGAAATAAAATAGAAATATATATTTCTATTTCAAATGTTAGGGAATAAAAAGTACCAGAAAGATATAGGTTAGAAAAATATATTAAAAATAAATTATATCAAAAAATAAAATTTAACCTTCATCATTTATAATCTTCTGTTAAAGAAAAAATAAAGATAAATCTAACTTTTAATATAAATAATTAAAAAATAATATAAAAGAATAAAAAAATTAAAAAACGTAAATAAATTTTAAAAAAGCAAGATCACTTAAAAAAAATAAATATAATTTACTTTTATATGAACAACATATATAAAATCAGATTTTCTATAAGAAAAAAAATTTTTAAGAAATAGAATATCAATTTTCTAGTGACAAAAACGAGAATGGAAAAAAAAGGAATTAATCTTTAAAGAAAAAGATAATTATACTAATAAAAATATAAAATTAATTATTAAAAAAATAAAAAATGAAAAAACGTATTCGACGAATTTATATTGAAGATCATTTAAAAATTAATCAAATAATATTATTATCAAAAAATAATACACACTATGTAAAAAAAGTATTACGAATGAAAGAAAAAGATAAGTTAGAAGTATTTAACAATCAAAAATATGTTTTTATTTCTGAAATAATAGAAATTAAACAAAAAACAATTAAAGTAATTATTTTAAAAAAAGAAATAAGAAATATTGAATCACCACTATCAATACACTTAGGTTTAGTTATATCAAAAAATGAAAAAATGAAATTTTCTATACAAAAATCTGTCGAGCTAGGAGTAAAAAAAATTACACCATTAATTTCAGAATATTGTCATCTTAAAAAAAAATCAAATGATTTTTTAAATAAAAGTAAAAATTGGAAAAACATAAAAATATCTGCATGTCAACAGTGTAATCGAAATATTTTCCCAAAAATTAATCATCCAGAATCTATCTTCTCATGGTGTAAAAAAACATATAAATATGGAACAAAAATAGTTTTTGATCCACACTCTACACTAACAATGAACGTACTACCTAAAAAAATTAATTATATTCGATTATTGATTGGCTGTGAAGGTGGATTTTCACGATTAGAAATAGAAAAAATTATTCAATATAAATTTATTCCAATTAAATTAGGACCAAGAATTTTAAGAACAGAAACTGCTGTAATTGCAGCAATTACTGCTTTACAAATAAAATTTGGTGATTTTAATTAAAATTAGTTAAAAAAATATATTTTTTTTGGTGTTAGTACTATGGGAAGAGCAATATCCCAATATTCTTTGGGTATATAATTTATTATTTGAAAATCATAAGCTAATCCTATAGGAATGATGTTTTTTATTTTCCAGTTTTTTAAAAATTGATCATAAAATCCTCCACCCATACCAAGTCTAATACCTGTCTGATCACATGCGACTAAAGGTACAATTATCAAATCTAAATATGATGATGAAAAAATATTTGGAATATCATAAAATGGTTCTAATATGTTATATTTATTATAATATAGAACAGAATAAGGGGTAAAAGGAACAAAAATTAACTGTCTTAAATAAAAAGAATTTATTACAGGAAGAAATACATTTTTTTTTTGTTTCCACATTTCTAAAATTAGAGGATATGTATTAATTTCACCATCAAAAGGTAAAAAACAACCAATATTTTTAGCATTATAAAAAACATTATAATTAAATGCTATATTCAAAATTTTTTTTGATGCATCATACTTACTCGTTAAATCTATGGAATTACGCAAAATACGCATGTAGGATCGAATATTTTTTCGATATGTAAATGATTTGGTTGATATATTATACATTATTTTAATATTAGTCGTATTTAATAAAAAAAATTAATTTTTTATGACATCAATACCATTTTTAGTTCCAATTAGCAGTACATCTGCAACTCTTGAAGCAAACAAACCAACACTAACTACGCCTGGTAGAGAATTTATTTTTTTTTCTATAGATATTGGATCTTTAATATATAAGTTATATACATCTATAATGATGTTACCATTATCTGTTATAACATTTTTTCTTAATTTTGGTTGTCCTCCTATTTTTAATATTTCTTTTGATATATAAGATAATGATATAGGAATAATTTCAATAGGTAATGGAAAATTTCCTAAAATATTTACTTTTTTCGATTCATCAATAATACAAATAAACTTTTTTGACATAGCAGCAATAATTTTTTCTCTTGTTAAAGCAGCTCCACCACCTTTAATCATTTGCATTTGACGATTTATTTCATCTGCACTATCTACATATACTTCTAGAGAATGAAATTTTTTTAAATTTAATACTTTTATACCACTCTTTTGCAATAATAAAGTAGAAGCATGAGAACTAGATACAGCTCCAGATATTAAATGTTTTACTGTTTTTAAAGCTTGAATAAAATAAAAAACAGTACTTCCTGTTCCAATCCCAATAACCGTTCCAGGACAAATATAGTCCAATGCAGCCCAAGCTGCTTTTTTTTTTAATTTGTCTAATTTCATAATATAAAAAACCTATTTTATTTTAAATAAATATTCTAAAATAGAAAAATAATAGATTTTTAACATAATCAATCTAATAATATCTTTATAAAGATATATAATATAGTATTTTCATACATCAAAAAATAATTTTTATGTATTTATAAAAAAAATATTTTTTTATTAAGATAAGAAAAGAGACGTTTTTAGGATGGCTGGGGTACCTGGATTCGAACCAGGGATGCCGGTATCAAAAACCGGTGCCTTAACCACTTGGCTATACCCCATTATCATTATAGATTTTAAAAAATGTACTGTATACGGGAGGCGAGATTTGAACTCGCACACCTTACGGCGCCAGAACCTAAATCTGGTGCGTCTACCAATTTCGCCACTCCCGCACTAGAAATTGGCTACGACGGGAATTGAACCCATGACCCCAGCGTTATGAGTGCTGTGCTCTAACCAACTGAGCTACGTAGCCTGAAAAATAAAATGTTTTTAAAATCAATTAGTTTTTATTTTATAATATAAAAAGTAAATAATCAACAATATTATTAATGTAAAAAAATGATTTTTTTAAAATTTTTAAAAAATAGAAAAATAAAATTAAATATGAAAAAAATGAATAATGAAAACAAACAAAATAACAACAACTTTATTAGTAAAATTATTAATGAAGACTTTCAAAAAAATAAAAATTTATTATTACATACTCGTTTTCCTCCTGAACCTAATGGGTATTTACATATTGGACATGCCAAATCAATATGTTTAAATTTTGAAATTGCAAATTTATATAATGGATACTGTAATCTTAGATTTGATGATACAAATCCTAATAAAGAAAATAAAAAATATATTAATTCTATTAAAAATGATATTAGATGGTTAGGATACAAATGGTATAAAAGAGCCTTTTATTCTTCTGAATATTTTTCAATACTATATAAATATGCAAAAGAATTAATTAAAAAAGATTTAGCATATGTCGATCAACTAACAAAAGAGCAAATACGTGAATATAGAGGAACATTAAAAAATGTAGGAAAAAATAGTCCTTATAGAAACCGTAGTATTGAAGATAATTTAAAATTATTTAAAAAAATGAAAAATGGATTTTTTAAAGAAGGAGAAGCTTGTTTACGCGCTAAAATCAATATGAGTTCTCCATCTATTATTATGCGTGACCCCGTATTATATAGAATTATTTTTACTAAACACCATCAAACTAAAAATCAATGGTGTATATATCCTATGTATGATTTTGCTCATTGCTTGTCTGATTCTATTGAAGGTATTACTCATTCTTTTTGTACATTAGAATTTCAAGATAATAAAAATTTATATAATTGGATTCTAAAAAATACTAATGTTAAACATTATTCACAACAATATGAATTTTCTAGATTAAATTTAGAATATTCTATCTTATCTAAAAGAAAAATTAGCATATTAATTAATAAAAATATAATTAATGAGTGGGACGATCCAAGAATATTGACTATTGCTGGACTAAGAAGAAAAGGTTATACAGCATCTTCTATTCGTCAATTCTGCCATAAAATTGGTATAACTAAACAAAACAATTTAGTAGAGTTTTCTATGTTAGAATATTGTATTAGAAATGAACTTAATCAAACAGCAACCCGAACTATGGCTGTCTTGGAACCTATTAAAGTATATTTATACAATATAGATGATGATTATGAAAAAAAAATAACTGTACCTAATCATCCAAATAATCCAAATTTAGGAAATCATGAAATTATTTTTACTAATACTATATATATTGAACGAAAAGATTTTCAAGAAAAATATGATAAAAAATATAAAAGATTAAAAATTGGAACCGAAGTTCGTTTACGCCATGCATATATCATAAAAGCAGAAAAAATAGAAAAAGATAAAAATGGCAATATTGTAACCATTATATGCTTTTGTGATACTACTAGCTTAGGAAAAAAACCAATCAATAAAAAAAATCCTGCCGTAATACACTGGATTGCAAAAAAAAATACCCTTCCAGCTAAATTTAATTTGTATAATCATCTATTTACAATAAAAAACCCTGAACAAAAAGAAAATTTTTTATCGTTTTTAAATCCTGATTCATTGATAATAAAAAATGGTTTTATTGAAAAAAAAATAGGGAAAAAAATTATAAAAAAAATAAATAGTAATAACTATGAAAATTTATTTTTTCAATTTGAAAGAATTGGTTATTTTTGTTTAGATCAATTAAGTTCAAAAACTACATTAGTTTTTAATAGAACTGTTAGTTTAAGAGATTCATGGAAAGTAAAAATGAAAAATTAAAATAATTTTTTATATTTTTTAAAACTACTAAAATTATTGCCTTATTAAAATAATTAAATTAAAGATTAAAATCTTTAAATTATCTATTCATTTTAACTAATATTTTTATATTTAGCATGACTAAAAATTATATTTTTATAACTGGCGGAGTAGTATCATCTTTAGGAAAGGGAATAGCAGCTGCTTCATTAGGAGCTATATTAGAAGCACGCAGTTTAAAAGTAACCATTATGAAGTTAGACCCATATATTAACGTAGATCCCGGAACCATGAGTCCTATTCAACATGGCGAAGTATTTGTTACTGAAGATGGTGCTGAAACAGACTTAGACTTAGGACACTATGAACGATTTATTCGTACTAAAATGACGTGTTTAAACAATTTTACTACTGGAGGAATTTATTCTGAAGTTTTAAAAAAAGAAAGAAGAGGAGATTATTTGGGTTCAACTATTCAAGTTATACCTCATATTACTAATGCGATTAAAAATAGAATCATTTTATGTTCTAAAACTAGCGATATTATTCTCGTAGAAATAGGTGGAACAGTTGGAGATATTGAATCTTTACCATTTTTAGAAGCTATTCGTCAATTAGCAGCTGATGTTGGACGAAAAAACGTAATATATATACACTTAACACTTGTACCATATATAAAAACAGCTGGAGAAATTAAAACTAAACCTACTCAACATTCAGTAAAAGAATTATTATCAATTGGAATACAACCAGATATTTTAATTTGTCGCTCTCAAAAAACAGTACCAAAAAACGAAAGAGAAAAAATTGCATTATTTTGTAATGTACCAGTAAATGCTGTAATTTCTTTGAAAGATGTCAAATCAATATATAAAATACCGAAAGTATTAAAAGATCAAAAATTAGATAATTATATTTGCCAATATTTTGGATTAAACGTCCCAGAAGCTAATTTAAAAGAATGGGAAAAAGTAATTTACGAAGAAAAACATTCTGTTAAAAAAATTATTATTGGTATAATCGGAAAATATATTAAATTACCTGATGCATATAAGTCCGTAATAGAAGCACTTAAACATGCAGGTTTGAAAAATAAAATTAAAGTTCAAATAGAATTAATTAATTCTCAAGAAATCAATAAGAAAAATTTAAAATTATTAAAAAATCTAAACGGTATTCTAGTACCTGGAGGATTTGGAGATCGTGGTGTAAAAGGAAAATTATTATCTGTTCAGTATGCACGCGAAAATAAAATTCCATATTTTGGAATATGCTTAGGTATGCAAATAGCAATTATAGAGTTCTCACGAAATGTTATGGGTATTAAAGAAGCTAATTCTACAGAGTTTGACTCAAAATGTAAATTTCCTATTATTGACTTAATTAAAACAAAAATAAATAATATAAAAAAAAATATAAACAATCAAAAAAATAATAATTCTAATTTGGGAGGTACTATGAGATTAGGTAGTCAACCTTGCAAATTAATTTTAAATAGTTTATCTCAAAAAGTATATAATAAGAATGTTATTATAGAAAGACATAGACATCGTTATGAAGTAAACAGTACTTTAGTAAAAAAAATAGAGAAATCAGGATTGAAAATTGCAGGGCGTTCTAAAAAAAACAATGTAGTTGAAATTATAGAAATTTCTAATCATCCTTGGTTTGTTGGTTGCCAATTTCATCCCGAATTTACTTCTACTCCGCGTGATGGACATCCATTATTTATAGATTTTATCAAATCAGCAGAAAAAAACAAAAAAAATAAATTTATTATATAATATACTACTCAAATAAGGCAAAAAATGTCTAAAATATTAAACATCACTGGTCGAGAAATAATTGATTCTAGGGGTAATCCTACTATAGAATGCGAAGTATGTCTTGAAGGCGGTTTTGTCGGTATAGCTTCAGCACCATCTGGTGCTTCAACAGGTTCTTTTGAAGCGTTAGAGTTAAGAGATAATGACAAAAATCGATTTATGGGAAAAGGTGTTCAAAAATCAGTTGAAATAATAAATAAGAATATTTTTCATGCTTTAAAAAATAAAAATGCACAAGATCAAATTAATATTGATCAAACTATGATTGATTTAGATGGTACAAAAAATAAATCTAACTTAGGTGCTAATTCAATTTTATCTGTATCTTTAGCAGTTGCAAAAGCAGTTGCATCCTCTAAGAACATACCTTTTTATCAATATATTTCTGAAATTAATAATACTCCAGGAATATTTTCAATGCCTCTTCCCATGATTAATATAATTAACGGGGGGAAACATGCTAATAATAATATTGATCTTCAAGAATTTATGATACAACCTATTGGTGCGCAATCAATAAAACAAGCGATACGCATGGGAGCAGAAATATTTCACGAGTTAGGTAATTTACTTAAGGATAAAGGTATAAGTACTACAGTAGGAGATGAAGGAGGATATGCGCCAAATTTTAAATCAAATGAAGAAGCATTAGATATAATTCAAGACGCAATACACAAAACTAAATATATATTAGGCAAAGATATAACATTATCTATAGATTGTGCGGCATCTGAATTATATGATAAAAATAGTAAAGTATATCAATTTCTCGGAGAAGATATGCAACTTAGTTCGCAAGAACTCACACATTATTTAGAAAATCTATGCAATAAATACCCTATTATTTCTATAGAAGATGGACAAGATGAATCAGATTGGGAAGGTTTTTTATATCAAACAAAAAAACTAGGGGACAAGATACAATTAGTAGGGGATGATTTATTTGTTACTAATAAAAATATTTTAAAAAAAGGAATAAAAAAAGGAATCGCAAATGCAATTTTAATAAAATTAAATCAAATTGGAACCTTAAGTGAAACAATAGAAACTATTAAAGTTGCAAAAAAATTTAACTATAGCGTTATTATTTCTCATCGATCAGGTGAAACAGAAGACACATCAATAGCTGATTTATCAGTAGGAACAGCATCAGGTCAAATTAAAACTGGATCAATGAGTCGATCTGATAGAACTGCTAAATATAATCAATTAATTAGAATTGAAGAAAAATTAGGGAAAAAATATGCTCCATTCTATGGATTAAGGGAAGTTCATTCATCTTTTATAAGATAAAAAGGTAATTTTAATGAGAATCAGGTATTCTAAAATATATACCAGTTTCTCATTAAAATAAAACTATTAAAATTTTATGAGTATAATCATGTATTACTATCCGATTAATGAAATCTTTCAAACAATACAAGGTGAAGGTTATTACTCTGGAACACCATCAATTTTTATTCGATTACAGGGGTGTCCAGTACATTGTAAATGGTGCGATACAAAATATACATGGACATGTAATAATAAAGACAAAATTTCTAATAAAGAAATGATAACGAAAAAAAAGAAAGACAAAAAATGGAGTTACATGAATCTTAAAGAGATTTTGTTATTATTAAAAACCAAAAAATGGACCGCTAGACATATTGTAATTACTGGTGGCGAACCCTGTTTATATAATCTTCTCGAAATTACAACAGAACTAGAAAAAAAAGGATATAGATGTCAAATAGAAACTAGTGGAACGAAATTAATCATATGTTCTATAAAAACTTGGATTACACTCTCACCAAAAAAACATCAAAAAACATTAGATACTTCGATTTTACGTTCTAATGAGATAAAATATCCTATTTTAAAAGAAGAAGATTTACTGTATTTAGAAAATATTTTAAAAAAAATAGAAAACAAAAAAAAACATCATATTTTCTTACAACCTATTAGCCAAAATAAGAACGCAATCAAAATTTGTATTAAACAATGTATAATAAAAAATTGGCGATTATCAATACAAATACATAAATATATTAAAATTCAGTAAACTTCTTTATTAAAATTGAACATAATTCTAAACACCTTGATAAATACATCCTGATGTGCACGTTTCTTTAATTATAACAGCATTTAAAATAGATAAACTTGGCTTTAAACGGTTCCAAATCCATTGAGCTATTATTTCGCTTGTTGGATTTTCTAAACCTGGTATATCATTTAAAAAATTATGATCTAACTGATTATATATAGGTTTAAAAGCTGATTTAATATCGGCATAATCTATTATCCAACCACTTTTTTTTTGAATATTACCTGCGATTTTTAAACGAACTAAAAAAGAATGACCATGTAATCGTGAACATTTATGTCCTTTATCAACATATGGTAGATAATGTGCTGCTTCAAATTGAAAATCTTTAAATATGATAGTTTTCACAAATTTCTCAATATAATATTAAAGTAAAAAATATGATTTTTTTATTATTTAGTGTTAGGCAGAATAACTTGTGGATTAATAGGTTCTCCTTTATAACGTATTTGAAAATATAATTTAAAAGATCTATTGTTTAATGAGCCCATAGTAGCAATTTTCTGTTTTTTATATACTTTATCTTTTTCATTAACTAAAATAGATTCGTTACATCCATATATACTTAAATAATTATTTTTATGTTGAATAATAATCAAACGACCATAATGTTTAAAAGAACTATCAATAAAAACAACTTCGCCGGAAGCTACGGCATAA from Buchnera aphidicola (Hyalopterus amygdali) encodes the following:
- a CDS encoding CTP synthase, with protein sequence MTKNYIFITGGVVSSLGKGIAAASLGAILEARSLKVTIMKLDPYINVDPGTMSPIQHGEVFVTEDGAETDLDLGHYERFIRTKMTCLNNFTTGGIYSEVLKKERRGDYLGSTIQVIPHITNAIKNRIILCSKTSDIILVEIGGTVGDIESLPFLEAIRQLAADVGRKNVIYIHLTLVPYIKTAGEIKTKPTQHSVKELLSIGIQPDILICRSQKTVPKNEREKIALFCNVPVNAVISLKDVKSIYKIPKVLKDQKLDNYICQYFGLNVPEANLKEWEKVIYEEKHSVKKIIIGIIGKYIKLPDAYKSVIEALKHAGLKNKIKVQIELINSQEINKKNLKLLKNLNGILVPGGFGDRGVKGKLLSVQYARENKIPYFGICLGMQIAIIEFSRNVMGIKEANSTEFDSKCKFPIIDLIKTKINNIKKNINNQKNNNSNLGGTMRLGSQPCKLILNSLSQKVYNKNVIIERHRHRYEVNSTLVKKIEKSGLKIAGRSKKNNVVEIIEISNHPWFVGCQFHPEFTSTPRDGHPLFIDFIKSAEKNKKNKFII
- a CDS encoding 5-formyltetrahydrofolate cyclo-ligase; protein product: MYNISTKSFTYRKNIRSYMRILRNSIDLTSKYDASKKILNIAFNYNVFYNAKNIGCFLPFDGEINTYPLILEMWKQKKNVFLPVINSFYLRQLIFVPFTPYSVLYYNKYNILEPFYDIPNIFSSSYLDLIIVPLVACDQTGIRLGMGGGFYDQFLKNWKIKNIIPIGLAYDFQIINYIPKEYWDIALPIVLTPKKIYFFN
- a CDS encoding 16S rRNA (uracil(1498)-N(3))-methyltransferase; amino-acid sequence: MKKRIRRIYIEDHLKINQIILLSKNNTHYVKKVLRMKEKDKLEVFNNQKYVFISEIIEIKQKTIKVIILKKEIRNIESPLSIHLGLVISKNEKMKFSIQKSVELGVKKITPLISEYCHLKKKSNDFLNKSKNWKNIKISACQQCNRNIFPKINHPESIFSWCKKTYKYGTKIVFDPHSTLTMNVLPKKINYIRLLIGCEGGFSRLEIEKIIQYKFIPIKLGPRILRTETAVIAAITALQIKFGDFN
- the rpiA gene encoding ribose-5-phosphate isomerase RpiA produces the protein MKLDKLKKKAAWAALDYICPGTVIGIGTGSTVFYFIQALKTVKHLISGAVSSSHASTLLLQKSGIKVLNLKKFHSLEVYVDSADEINRQMQMIKGGGAALTREKIIAAMSKKFICIIDESKKVNILGNFPLPIEIIPISLSYISKEILKIGGQPKLRKNVITDNGNIIIDVYNLYIKDPISIEKKINSLPGVVSVGLFASRVADVLLIGTKNGIDVIKN
- the eno gene encoding phosphopyruvate hydratase, translated to MSKILNITGREIIDSRGNPTIECEVCLEGGFVGIASAPSGASTGSFEALELRDNDKNRFMGKGVQKSVEIINKNIFHALKNKNAQDQINIDQTMIDLDGTKNKSNLGANSILSVSLAVAKAVASSKNIPFYQYISEINNTPGIFSMPLPMINIINGGKHANNNIDLQEFMIQPIGAQSIKQAIRMGAEIFHELGNLLKDKGISTTVGDEGGYAPNFKSNEEALDIIQDAIHKTKYILGKDITLSIDCAASELYDKNSKVYQFLGEDMQLSSQELTHYLENLCNKYPIISIEDGQDESDWEGFLYQTKKLGDKIQLVGDDLFVTNKNILKKGIKKGIANAILIKLNQIGTLSETIETIKVAKKFNYSVIISHRSGETEDTSIADLSVGTASGQIKTGSMSRSDRTAKYNQLIRIEEKLGKKYAPFYGLREVHSSFIR
- the gshA gene encoding glutamate--cysteine ligase is translated as MIEDISKKIAWLKKRPIILKNIFRGIERETLRIKKNGQFSENKHPYLIGSSLTHRWITTDFSENLLEFVTPTSKNINYLLKFLQDVHSFVAYKIKNERMWPFSIPYSYNQSTPIKIAEYGQSQIGKIKNIYRKGLKNRYGDLINTISGIHYNFSLPKIFWKNWKKDTKNLNHMDYVSCGYLNLIRNYYRFGWVISYLFGASPAISRYFLKNKKHKFKKNKEKILYLPWSTSLRLSDMGYTKTSIIDLNILFNDLESYIKNLDKAIHTTSKKFSNIGMKNEKGEFLQLNTNILQMESELYTPIRPKRTTKPGESFLHALKNKGIEYVEIRSLDVNPFSPIGINKDQILILDLFLIWCALIDAPEMNKSNILLNNKNWENIIFEGRKPNQQIYINNQYETKLLTEIGEIIFQDLKKIARIMDFQSENFEYQEACKKTVLFFKNTELTYSAQLLKIIIKDGAKKTGLDLANKYHNQFIKKFHKNSHKNILECETIRSHSEQSKIENSEILSKKFLPC
- the glnS gene encoding glutamine--tRNA ligase; translation: MNNENKQNNNNFISKIINEDFQKNKNLLLHTRFPPEPNGYLHIGHAKSICLNFEIANLYNGYCNLRFDDTNPNKENKKYINSIKNDIRWLGYKWYKRAFYSSEYFSILYKYAKELIKKDLAYVDQLTKEQIREYRGTLKNVGKNSPYRNRSIEDNLKLFKKMKNGFFKEGEACLRAKINMSSPSIIMRDPVLYRIIFTKHHQTKNQWCIYPMYDFAHCLSDSIEGITHSFCTLEFQDNKNLYNWILKNTNVKHYSQQYEFSRLNLEYSILSKRKISILINKNIINEWDDPRILTIAGLRRKGYTASSIRQFCHKIGITKQNNLVEFSMLEYCIRNELNQTATRTMAVLEPIKVYLYNIDDDYEKKITVPNHPNNPNLGNHEIIFTNTIYIERKDFQEKYDKKYKRLKIGTEVRLRHAYIIKAEKIEKDKNGNIVTIICFCDTTSLGKKPINKKNPAVIHWIAKKNTLPAKFNLYNHLFTIKNPEQKENFLSFLNPDSLIIKNGFIEKKIGKKIIKKINSNNYENLFFQFERIGYFCLDQLSSKTTLVFNRTVSLRDSWKVKMKN
- the metK gene encoding methionine adenosyltransferase, whose product is MTEYLFTSESVSEGHPDKIADQISDALLDEIIKQDLKARVACETYVKTGMVLIGGEITTTAWVDVEEITRNTINNIGYINSETGFDANSCAVLSTIGKQSPDINQGVDRFNPLEQGAGDQGIIFGYATNETEVLMPAPITYAHLLVKKQSELRKKNILSWLRPDAKSQVTFKYNNGNIIGIDTVVFSTQHKENVTQNILKEAVMEEIIKPVLPKKWLKKNTKFFINPTGRFVLGGPMADCGLTGRKIIVDTYGGMSRHGGGAFSGKDPSKVDRSAAYAARYVAKNIVAAGLADRCEIQLSYAIGIAEPTSIMIETFKTGRISNKSLINLVRNIFDLRPYGLITMLDLLRPIYLNTAVYGHFGREEFPWEKIDKVNELLQ